One Kaistella polysaccharea DNA segment encodes these proteins:
- a CDS encoding NADP-dependent oxidoreductase: MNNIIIINSRPVGKPQLSNFKLVEEEMPVLKEGEILLKTKFVSVDPYLRGRMSDAKSYVPPFELQKVMSSGVVAEVTESQNEKFKKGDFVSGMLNWKEFQTSKGENLLKIDDKIAPLSNYLGVLGMTGLTAYFGLTEIGKPQKGETLVVSGAAGAVGSIVGQIGKILGCRVIGIAGTDEKVEMLKSKFGFDEAINYKTTTNMTKAIAEVCPDGVDVYFDNVGGTISDSVHANINRLGRIIVCGAISAYNDTSVPQGPRVEHFLIRKSALMQGFIVGNYAEKFPEGMKHLSQWLTEGKLTYSETIVEGFENIPQAFIDLFDGKNKGKMIVKI; encoded by the coding sequence ATGAATAATATAATAATAATTAATAGTCGTCCAGTTGGGAAACCTCAACTTTCAAATTTTAAATTGGTGGAGGAAGAAATGCCTGTTCTAAAGGAGGGAGAAATTCTTTTAAAAACAAAGTTTGTTTCTGTAGATCCTTATTTAAGAGGAAGAATGAGTGATGCAAAATCTTATGTTCCACCTTTTGAACTTCAAAAAGTGATGAGTTCCGGAGTCGTAGCAGAAGTGACAGAATCGCAAAATGAAAAGTTCAAAAAAGGAGATTTTGTTTCGGGAATGTTGAACTGGAAAGAATTTCAAACTTCAAAAGGAGAAAATCTTTTAAAAATAGATGATAAAATAGCGCCACTTTCTAACTATCTCGGTGTTTTGGGAATGACAGGATTAACTGCTTATTTCGGATTGACAGAAATTGGAAAACCGCAAAAAGGAGAAACCCTTGTTGTTTCCGGAGCAGCCGGAGCGGTCGGAAGTATCGTTGGTCAAATCGGAAAAATATTAGGTTGTCGCGTTATCGGAATCGCCGGAACAGATGAAAAAGTAGAAATGCTAAAATCAAAATTCGGTTTTGATGAAGCCATCAATTATAAAACAACGACGAACATGACCAAAGCCATTGCAGAGGTTTGTCCCGATGGAGTTGATGTATATTTTGACAATGTGGGCGGAACTATTTCGGACAGCGTTCATGCGAATATCAACAGATTAGGAAGAATTATTGTGTGTGGCGCCATTTCCGCTTACAACGATACCTCCGTTCCTCAAGGTCCAAGAGTTGAGCATTTTTTAATTCGGAAATCTGCTTTAATGCAAGGTTTCATTGTTGGGAATTATGCCGAGAAGTTTCCGGAAGGAATGAAACATTTATCGCAATGGTTAACGGAAGGAAAACTTACTTATTCAGAAACCATCGTGGAAGGTTTTGAAAACATTCCACAGGCTTTTATCGACCTTTTCGACGGTAAGAATAAAGGGAAAATGATCGTAAAAATATAA
- a CDS encoding 3-ketoacyl-ACP reductase, translated as MNLKGKNAIITGGGRGLGKAIALILAKEGVHIGITGRNEENLKTTVEELKGLGVQAFYSIFSVDEESAVQKGISDLAKDLGGVDILINNAGIGDFGSIEEMSSETWEQVIKTNLFGVYYAAKAVYPFLKEKGAGDIVNVASTAGLKGGPNMSAYAASKAAVVSLSQSMMAEWRKQNIRVITLTPSTIASDMSIDGGLTDGNPETVLQPEDFAEWVRDILKMNRRALIANGSIFSTNP; from the coding sequence ATGAATTTAAAAGGAAAAAACGCCATCATCACAGGTGGAGGTAGAGGTTTGGGAAAAGCCATTGCTTTGATTTTGGCCAAAGAAGGAGTTCATATTGGGATCACGGGAAGAAACGAAGAAAACTTGAAAACAACCGTTGAAGAATTGAAAGGTTTAGGCGTTCAGGCATTTTATTCCATTTTCAGTGTGGATGAAGAAAGTGCAGTTCAGAAAGGAATTTCAGATCTGGCAAAAGATTTGGGTGGAGTAGATATTTTAATCAACAATGCGGGAATCGGAGACTTTGGAAGCATAGAAGAAATGTCGTCTGAGACGTGGGAACAAGTCATTAAGACCAATCTTTTCGGCGTGTATTATGCGGCAAAAGCAGTCTATCCATTCTTAAAAGAAAAAGGTGCGGGAGATATCGTAAACGTGGCTTCAACAGCTGGTTTAAAAGGTGGACCCAATATGTCGGCGTATGCAGCTTCAAAAGCGGCAGTCGTTTCTCTGTCACAGTCGATGATGGCAGAATGGAGAAAACAAAACATCAGAGTAATTACTTTAACACCCAGTACAATCGCCTCTGATATGTCGATTGATGGAGGTTTGACCGATGGAAATCCAGAAACAGTACTTCAGCCGGAAGATTTTGCAGAATGGGTAAGAGATATTTTGAAAATGAACAGAAGAGCATTAATTGCCAATGGTTCTATTTTTTCAACAAATCCATAA
- a CDS encoding DoxX family protein — MRVIFWVITSVLLAVLMMVAGVYHLWNPKFYLPIVPSFLPFPVAIVYLSGIVELSLGIVTLFLNQKYTKYGLFGIFVLMVIFLPLHITDALKDQPVIGSHTMAYFRLFFQFVLIWLSWKSYKFTSLARI, encoded by the coding sequence ATGAGAGTAATATTTTGGGTCATTACAAGTGTCCTTTTAGCCGTTTTGATGATGGTTGCAGGTGTTTATCATCTATGGAATCCCAAATTTTACCTTCCTATTGTTCCCTCATTTTTACCTTTTCCGGTGGCAATTGTTTACCTGTCGGGTATTGTTGAGCTTTCATTAGGGATTGTCACCTTATTTTTAAATCAAAAATATACGAAGTACGGCCTGTTCGGAATTTTCGTTCTGATGGTGATTTTCTTACCACTTCATATTACAGATGCTTTAAAAGATCAACCCGTTATCGGAAGTCATACGATGGCGTATTTCAGATTGTTCTTTCAATTTGTATTGATTTGGCTCTCTTGGAAATCCTATAAATTTACTTCGCTCGCAAGAATTTAA
- a CDS encoding alginate export family protein: MKKYILALGAISLFTISANAQIDSLKMNVDFRTRAEVDHGQKKLIPKNYKPETNVYSRTQLGVDYYWQNLELFMSLQDARIWGEVSSTNQRSGSLNVNEAWAKYQFTPNAEIKVGRQILSYDDERLIGALDWQMQGRSFDAAKGIFRFSPQSKLEAVVTYNNDNIETNDLPDREFYSILDSGERTKSLQILHYEYLWPKATVSFIGLNNVVQNLSGMHYDLLTLGVNAKKYCGNVGFFGSAYWQTGKNTWAQSKNAYQFSANVDFILNKNANVVLGTEWLSGTDYSEATSINHSFSPFYGTNHKFNGFMDYFFVGNHFNSVGLKDFYVKSNVKFNPKAALALNLHGFASNAKLGVNVTNNEEYSKYLGTEADLVFTYKVAKVFTMQLGHSQMFASEGMKHLKNVADPASMQSWSWIGLNFKSQMKLK; this comes from the coding sequence ATGAAAAAATATATACTTGCATTAGGAGCAATTTCTCTTTTTACAATCTCCGCAAATGCACAGATAGACAGTCTGAAAATGAACGTCGATTTCCGCACACGTGCCGAAGTAGATCATGGTCAAAAAAAGTTAATACCCAAAAACTACAAACCAGAAACCAATGTATATTCCAGAACACAACTTGGCGTAGATTATTACTGGCAGAATCTTGAACTTTTTATGTCTTTGCAGGATGCGCGAATCTGGGGCGAAGTTTCATCAACCAACCAGCGAAGTGGAAGTTTGAATGTGAACGAAGCTTGGGCAAAATATCAGTTTACTCCAAATGCCGAGATTAAAGTAGGGCGACAAATTCTCTCTTACGATGATGAAAGATTGATTGGTGCTTTAGACTGGCAGATGCAGGGTCGGAGTTTTGATGCAGCGAAAGGAATATTCCGCTTCAGTCCGCAATCTAAACTGGAAGCCGTAGTCACTTATAATAACGATAATATCGAAACCAATGATTTGCCGGATCGGGAGTTTTACAGCATTCTGGACAGTGGCGAAAGAACCAAATCCCTGCAGATTCTGCATTATGAATATCTGTGGCCTAAAGCAACTGTGTCCTTTATTGGATTAAATAATGTGGTACAAAATCTCTCCGGAATGCATTATGATCTTTTGACGCTGGGCGTGAATGCAAAAAAATACTGCGGTAATGTCGGCTTCTTTGGATCCGCATACTGGCAGACGGGAAAAAATACATGGGCGCAAAGTAAAAATGCCTATCAGTTTTCCGCAAATGTTGATTTCATTCTTAATAAAAATGCCAATGTCGTTTTGGGAACTGAATGGCTTTCCGGAACGGATTATAGTGAAGCCACTTCTATAAACCATTCCTTCAGTCCATTTTACGGAACTAACCATAAGTTCAATGGTTTTATGGATTACTTTTTCGTAGGAAACCATTTTAACAGTGTTGGGCTGAAAGATTTTTATGTGAAGTCGAATGTTAAATTCAATCCAAAAGCTGCTTTGGCGCTCAACCTTCACGGTTTTGCAAGCAATGCGAAATTAGGAGTCAATGTAACTAATAACGAAGAATATTCAAAATATTTAGGAACAGAAGCCGATTTGGTTTTTACCTATAAAGTTGCAAAAGTTTTCACTATGCAATTGGGTCACTCTCAAATGTTTGCCTCAGAAGGAATGAAACATCTTAAAAATGTTGCAGATCCGGCCTCAATGCAAAGCTGGTCATGGATAGGTCTTAATTTTAAGTCTCAGATGAAACTAAAATAA
- a CDS encoding glycerophosphodiester phosphodiesterase family protein: MQTQIIAHRGFWQTNPPTTENSLQALKNAQILNIYGTEFDVRMSKDGVLLIYHDEYFYNLEISETNFADLEKLKLQNGENLPTLKEYLEKGKEYPSLKLMIELKPIKWKNKENDLVHKAVQWVKKFQLQSQCEFISFSLNICEQIKKEEPDFKVFYLNGELSPLEIKEKRFDGIDYHYSIFLKNPTWISEAKTLGLITNSWTVNNPEIFEELKKQGIDFITTDIPNQLMNK; the protein is encoded by the coding sequence ATGCAAACTCAAATTATCGCGCACCGCGGCTTTTGGCAAACAAATCCTCCAACCACAGAAAATTCTCTTCAAGCGTTAAAAAATGCTCAGATTTTAAATATTTATGGGACAGAGTTCGACGTTCGAATGTCAAAAGACGGCGTGCTCCTTATTTATCATGATGAATATTTTTACAACTTAGAGATTTCCGAAACCAATTTTGCAGATTTGGAAAAACTGAAATTACAAAACGGGGAGAATCTTCCAACATTAAAGGAGTATTTAGAAAAAGGAAAAGAATATCCATCCTTAAAACTGATGATAGAACTGAAACCAATCAAGTGGAAAAATAAGGAAAATGACCTGGTTCATAAAGCCGTTCAGTGGGTTAAAAAATTTCAGCTACAATCACAATGCGAATTTATTTCTTTCAGTCTAAATATTTGCGAGCAGATTAAAAAAGAAGAACCTGATTTTAAAGTATTTTACCTGAATGGAGAACTTTCACCTTTAGAAATAAAAGAAAAAAGATTTGATGGAATCGATTATCATTACTCTATTTTCCTGAAAAACCCAACCTGGATTTCAGAGGCAAAAACTCTCGGATTAATCACCAATTCCTGGACGGTAAACAACCCTGAAATATTTGAAGAACTGAAAAAACAAGGCATCGATTTTATCACCACCGACATTCCTAATCAATTGATGAATAAGTAA
- a CDS encoding TetR/AcrR family transcriptional regulator has product MIKKEKITDKRNALLNATLTLVNNHGFHNAPMSKIAQLAGVAPATIYLYFENKQDLVNKLYLEVKEDFSNCASEGYTEDLSVEKGFELIWFNIANYKLNRIKEANFLSQCDNSPMIEEVIRVEGLKNLQPLLNLWEKGKKEGIIKPLSDYILYAFTVYPLSFLLGMQEREIYTLSEGKKAETFKAAWDAIKI; this is encoded by the coding sequence ATGATCAAAAAAGAAAAAATAACAGATAAAAGAAATGCGCTATTGAACGCTACCCTGACTTTGGTGAATAATCATGGTTTTCACAATGCACCGATGTCTAAAATTGCGCAGCTGGCAGGAGTTGCTCCAGCTACGATTTATCTTTATTTCGAAAACAAACAGGATCTCGTCAATAAGTTGTATCTGGAAGTTAAAGAAGATTTTAGCAATTGCGCTTCTGAAGGTTATACTGAAGATTTATCTGTGGAAAAAGGTTTTGAACTCATTTGGTTTAATATCGCGAACTACAAACTAAATCGAATTAAAGAAGCCAACTTTTTATCGCAATGTGACAACAGTCCAATGATAGAGGAGGTGATTAGAGTAGAAGGTTTAAAAAATTTGCAACCTTTATTAAATCTTTGGGAAAAAGGAAAAAAAGAGGGAATTATAAAACCGCTTTCCGATTATATTTTATACGCTTTTACCGTTTATCCACTTTCTTTTTTATTAGGAATGCAGGAACGGGAAATATATACTTTAAGTGAGGGAAAAAAAGCAGAGACTTTTAAAGCAGCTTGGGATGCGATAAAAATATAA
- a CDS encoding Tex family protein, with protein sequence MNSIDYIKKFLPLSDNNIKATLKLLAEDCTIPFISRYRKDATGNLDEVQIEGIFKLNKQFEDIIKRKESILKSIEEQDALTPEFKKRIDGSFDLQELEDLYLPFKKKRKTKADAAKEKGLEPLARMIMSQNANHLESLASRYLNDQVSTEEEALQGARDIMAEWINENMYVRKNLRRLFQRKAVITSKVIKTKKDEEAAQKFSQYFEWEESLNRIPSHRLLAMLRAETEGFVKTNIGIDKGEALEFIENALIKSNNECADQIALAIKDSYKRLLEPAISNETLQEAKEKADQKAIEIFSENLRQLLLAPPLGEKRILAIDPGFKSGCKIVCLDEKGDLLHNETIYPHAPQNETGMAMKKVRSLVNSFNIEAISIGNGTASRETEFFIKKIAFDKPPLVFIVSEAGASVYSASKIARDEFPSYDVTVRGAISIGRRLSDPLAELVKIDAKSIGVGQYQHDVDQTQLKNELDSTVMKCVNSVGINLNTASKSLLSYVSGIGDKMAENIVNYRTEHGAFEDRKQLKKVARLGEKAYQQAAAFIRITNGENPLDNSAVHPEAYSIVEKMAKDLGIKTNELIANKEKIQTINPENYITEAIGILGIKDILKELEKPGLDPRKAAKVFEFDPTVKSIKNLKAGMVLPGIVNNITAFGCFVDVGIKESGLVHISKLKEGFVSDVNEVVKLHQHVQVKVTEVDEARKRIQLSMIL encoded by the coding sequence ATGAATTCCATTGATTATATTAAAAAATTCCTTCCCTTATCTGACAATAATATTAAAGCAACGCTGAAACTTTTGGCGGAAGATTGTACGATTCCTTTCATTTCCCGTTATCGAAAAGATGCAACCGGAAATCTGGATGAAGTTCAAATTGAAGGAATTTTTAAACTCAACAAACAGTTTGAGGACATCATCAAAAGGAAAGAAAGCATTTTAAAATCCATTGAAGAACAAGATGCTTTAACACCAGAATTTAAAAAAAGAATTGATGGAAGCTTTGATCTGCAGGAACTGGAAGATTTGTATTTGCCTTTCAAAAAAAAGCGAAAAACAAAAGCCGATGCGGCGAAAGAGAAAGGTTTAGAACCATTGGCAAGAATGATTATGAGTCAGAACGCCAACCATCTGGAAAGCTTAGCCTCCAGATATTTAAATGATCAGGTTTCTACGGAAGAAGAGGCTTTGCAGGGAGCGCGAGATATTATGGCGGAATGGATCAATGAAAATATGTACGTTCGGAAAAATTTGCGTCGATTGTTTCAAAGAAAAGCGGTCATTACCTCCAAAGTCATTAAGACAAAAAAAGACGAAGAAGCGGCCCAGAAATTTTCGCAATATTTTGAGTGGGAAGAAAGTCTGAACCGAATTCCGTCGCACCGATTATTGGCAATGTTGCGTGCAGAAACTGAAGGATTTGTAAAAACAAATATCGGAATTGACAAAGGAGAAGCATTGGAATTTATTGAAAACGCCCTCATCAAATCAAATAATGAATGCGCAGATCAAATTGCTTTGGCCATCAAAGATTCTTATAAAAGATTGCTGGAACCGGCGATTTCTAATGAAACTTTACAGGAAGCCAAAGAAAAAGCAGACCAGAAAGCCATTGAAATATTCTCTGAAAACCTACGGCAACTTCTACTCGCTCCGCCCTTAGGAGAGAAAAGAATTCTGGCGATTGATCCAGGATTCAAAAGTGGGTGTAAAATCGTTTGCCTCGATGAGAAAGGTGATTTGCTGCACAACGAAACGATTTATCCACATGCGCCCCAGAATGAAACGGGAATGGCGATGAAGAAAGTCCGGTCGCTCGTGAACTCTTTTAATATTGAAGCGATTTCAATTGGAAACGGAACGGCAAGTCGGGAAACTGAATTTTTTATTAAGAAAATTGCTTTTGATAAACCACCACTGGTTTTCATTGTTTCTGAAGCAGGTGCTTCGGTTTATTCGGCGAGTAAAATTGCTAGAGATGAATTTCCGAGTTATGATGTGACGGTCCGTGGAGCGATTTCGATAGGACGGAGACTTTCCGATCCGTTGGCAGAATTGGTGAAAATTGATGCAAAGTCGATTGGTGTCGGACAATATCAACACGATGTAGATCAAACACAATTGAAAAACGAACTCGATTCTACGGTCATGAAATGTGTGAATTCGGTTGGTATCAATCTGAATACGGCGAGTAAATCTTTGCTCAGTTACGTTTCCGGAATTGGGGACAAGATGGCAGAAAACATTGTGAATTACCGCACAGAACATGGCGCTTTTGAAGACCGAAAACAATTAAAGAAAGTTGCAAGACTGGGTGAAAAAGCCTATCAACAAGCCGCAGCATTTATTAGAATTACGAATGGTGAAAATCCGTTGGATAATTCGGCCGTTCATCCGGAAGCATATTCGATTGTTGAAAAAATGGCGAAAGATTTAGGCATTAAAACGAACGAGCTCATCGCAAATAAAGAAAAAATTCAAACCATTAATCCAGAAAATTATATCACGGAAGCGATTGGTATTTTAGGAATTAAAGATATTTTGAAAGAACTGGAAAAACCCGGTTTAGATCCGCGAAAAGCAGCGAAAGTTTTTGAATTTGATCCAACTGTAAAATCCATTAAAAATCTAAAAGCAGGAATGGTTTTGCCCGGAATTGTAAATAATATTACCGCCTTCGGATGCTTTGTAGATGTCGGAATTAAGGAAAGTGGACTGGTTCATATTTCAAAGTTGAAAGAAGGTTTTGTGAGCGACGTGAATGAAGTGGTAAAGCTGCATCAGCATGTTCAGGTGAAAGTGACGGAAGTTGATGAGGCGAGGAAGCGGATTCAGTTGAGTATGATTCTGTAG